CTCATTCAAAACCGCAACACTCACATGCGGAGTCGTACCGATTTTCTTTGGCGTTGTACCGCCATGACAAGTTGTCATGACTTCTTTAGTGTCAAAACCCTTGGTACGGATTTGTCCACCGATCAAAATACGTGCGGGGATTTCAGGGACATTCGGAAATTCAGGTAAACTATTATTCATGAAGAACCTCATTGAAGGGAAAACAAAAGCCTCTCATCTTACAAGTTTCCTACGCAAGCCATGTGCAACGTGTTGGTTAAAAAATGTCCTTATAACTTCACAAGTTTGCCAGCAATCCACCACAACAATGCTGGATGCCAATGAGTAAAATACCCCCATGACAGAAACACCTGAAACAACGGATCACGAATGTCCTCGATGTGGTTACAAAAGCCGCCAACAACATCCTAAATCGATCTCGCTCACTCTAGCCTATTCGCTGACGGCGTTGATCTTGTATATTCCCGCCAACATGTTTCCCTTTATGAGCATTGAGCTCTATGGCAACCGCAATACTTCCACGATTTGGGGCGGCATTGTGACGCTGACGGAGTCCGGCTCATGGCCGATTGCTGCGATTGTTTTTTTGGCAAGTATGGTGATCCCGTTTTTAAAGCTCCTCATTCTGTTTTACTTGGCGCTCACAGCTAATACCAAGAAGCACGCACGCTTTAAAACTACGCTTTACAATATTATTGAATCCATCGGTCGCTGGTCGATGCTCGATATTTTCTTGCTCGCCGTTCTGGTGGCGATTCTAAAACTCGGCCCATGGACCACAGTGGAACCTCAAGTAGGATCTCTGCTCTTCGCCCTTGTTGTGATCTTCACCATGGTCGCTTCGGCAAGCTTTGATCCAAATCTCTTATGGGAAGATAACAATGGCAAACACGTTTAAATCAAACTTAGATCGCTTTCGTTCCAGCTGGTACATTTGGCTTTTTCCACTTTTTGCTGTCGGCATTTCGGTTTGGCTCTTTATGGGCTACTTCGATCAGCGCGGGCCCCAAATCAAAATTCACTTTGATGATGCCAGCAGTATTAAAGCGGACAAAACAACAATTCGCTACC
The sequence above is drawn from the Bdellovibrionales bacterium genome and encodes:
- a CDS encoding paraquat-inducible protein A, with protein sequence MTETPETTDHECPRCGYKSRQQHPKSISLTLAYSLTALILYIPANMFPFMSIELYGNRNTSTIWGGIVTLTESGSWPIAAIVFLASMVIPFLKLLILFYLALTANTKKHARFKTTLYNIIESIGRWSMLDIFLLAVLVAILKLGPWTTVEPQVGSLLFALVVIFTMVASASFDPNLLWEDNNGKHV